The proteins below come from a single Halobacillus salinarum genomic window:
- the murQ gene encoding N-acetylmuramic acid 6-phosphate etherase, with protein sequence MINHLTTETRNPHTMNLDEMSTKDFLRVMNEEDKQVPIAVEKEISQIEKVVNLVVDSFNRGGRLIYLGAGTSGRLGILDAVECPPTFGTHFEQVRGLIAGGERAIMKAVEGAEDHPEEAVKDLKELKLTAKDTVIGLAASGRTPYVVGGLKYARDLHAHTAAVSCNKNAEISRYADVAIEVLAGPEVVTGSTRLKSGTAQKLVVNMISTGTMVGIGKVYGNLMVDVQLTNQKLVERAKNIISIATGISPEEAEQYLIDSENKPKVAIVMIERQCSREQAEKCLEAAKGFVRQAITQ encoded by the coding sequence ATGATTAACCATTTGACTACAGAAACACGAAACCCGCATACCATGAATTTAGACGAGATGTCCACAAAAGATTTTCTACGAGTAATGAATGAAGAAGACAAACAAGTTCCCATCGCAGTAGAAAAAGAAATCAGTCAGATTGAAAAAGTCGTCAATCTGGTGGTGGACTCCTTTAACCGCGGAGGTCGCTTGATTTACTTAGGAGCTGGTACGAGCGGACGGCTTGGAATACTCGATGCCGTCGAATGCCCGCCTACTTTCGGTACCCATTTTGAACAAGTCAGAGGGTTAATCGCCGGGGGGGAACGAGCAATTATGAAAGCTGTGGAGGGAGCAGAAGACCATCCTGAAGAAGCAGTGAAAGACTTGAAAGAACTAAAACTCACCGCAAAAGATACAGTTATCGGACTTGCAGCCAGCGGCAGAACACCTTACGTTGTGGGCGGATTGAAATATGCCCGCGACTTACATGCCCATACGGCTGCTGTCAGTTGTAATAAAAATGCTGAAATCAGCCGCTATGCAGATGTTGCCATTGAAGTCTTAGCTGGGCCGGAAGTAGTCACAGGTTCAACCCGATTAAAATCCGGGACAGCTCAAAAACTAGTGGTCAATATGATTTCAACTGGTACCATGGTAGGGATCGGAAAAGTTTACGGGAATCTTATGGTAGATGTGCAATTAACGAACCAAAAGCTCGTGGAACGGGCAAAAAATATCATTTCCATCGCTACAGGCATCAGCCCTGAAGAAGCAGAGCAGTATTTAATCGATTCTGAAAACAAACCAAAAGTCGCCATCGTCATGATTGAAAGACAATGCAGCCGCGAACAAGCCGAGAAATGCTTAGAGGCAGCGAAAGGATTCGTCCGTCAAGCGATAACTCAATAG
- a CDS encoding MurR/RpiR family transcriptional regulator, giving the protein MNGVLYKVRESFSTVKPAEKVVADYILHHPENVVSMSIQQVAAESFSSPSAVLRFCKTLGFGGFKDFKLKLAGDLSILNMHDMDKHELKPGDSLTNIMTVVTNNNIQSLTESLQLLDIEQLTKAFHYLVNAKKIDLYGVGSSYLIASDAVQKFMRINKPCTAYSDFHMQRVSAVNLEAEDVAVAISYSGATKQVIECIQIAKSQGAKVIAVTKYADTELSSLADAVLFVAANEDDFRSAAMSSRMATLNVIDILYTACAHEEYDDALFHLKRTHEIIQQSGEKGGTTQS; this is encoded by the coding sequence ATGAATGGAGTTTTATATAAAGTAAGAGAGTCCTTTTCTACTGTAAAGCCGGCGGAAAAGGTAGTTGCGGATTACATCTTACATCACCCTGAAAATGTGGTTTCCATGTCCATTCAGCAAGTTGCTGCGGAAAGCTTCTCCAGTCCTTCTGCGGTTCTAAGATTCTGTAAAACTCTTGGGTTTGGAGGATTTAAGGATTTCAAGCTTAAGCTTGCCGGGGATCTGTCCATTTTAAATATGCATGACATGGATAAGCATGAATTAAAACCAGGTGATTCTTTAACAAATATTATGACTGTTGTCACGAATAATAATATCCAATCGCTGACCGAAAGTCTGCAGCTGCTTGATATCGAACAGCTGACGAAAGCCTTTCACTATTTGGTAAACGCTAAAAAGATAGATTTGTACGGCGTAGGCTCGAGCTATTTAATTGCCTCAGATGCCGTTCAGAAGTTTATGAGAATTAACAAACCCTGTACAGCTTACAGTGATTTTCACATGCAGAGAGTATCTGCAGTCAATTTGGAAGCAGAAGATGTAGCCGTCGCGATTTCCTATTCAGGTGCTACGAAGCAAGTCATTGAATGTATTCAAATCGCCAAAAGCCAGGGGGCAAAAGTCATAGCCGTAACGAAATATGCCGATACAGAACTCAGCTCTTTAGCGGATGCGGTATTGTTTGTAGCTGCTAATGAAGATGATTTCCGCAGTGCCGCGATGAGTTCAAGAATGGCGACACTTAATGTGATCGATATCCTTTATACGGCCTGCGCCCACGAAGAATACGATGATGCCCTTTTTCATTTGAAAAGGACGCATGAGATTATCCAGCAAAGCGGAGAAAAAGGAGGTACAACGCAGTCATGA
- a CDS encoding alcohol dehydrogenase catalytic domain-containing protein — MQAVTYQGKEQMKVKEVATPEIQENSDMIVRITASGICGSDLHLYKGGIEPDIDYVVGHEPMGIVEETGPDVKTLKKGDRVVIPFNIGCGECFYCKNQMESQCDESNPHDERGGLFGFTEVNGNFPGGQAEYLRVPYADFTSFKVPESSELEDESVLFLSDVIPTAYWSVEHSGVKKGDKVIILGSGPIGLMAQKFARLKGAERVIAVDQVDHRLEHAKRTNDVETYNFKNEENIGALLHEDTQGGADVVIDCVGMDGTVPPNKEFGSEFDNQFGTISPIKTASQAVRKFGTVQLTGVYGTEANGFPIGDFFTRNVSLQMGQAPVIHLMPELYDMIENKEFDPTDIITHSLDIKDAAKGYDIFDKKEDGNIKVILKP; from the coding sequence ATGCAAGCTGTCACTTATCAAGGCAAAGAACAAATGAAGGTAAAAGAAGTAGCCACTCCTGAAATACAGGAAAATAGTGATATGATCGTCAGAATTACAGCAAGCGGAATCTGCGGATCTGATCTTCATTTATATAAAGGCGGGATCGAACCTGATATTGACTACGTAGTTGGTCATGAGCCAATGGGAATTGTAGAAGAAACCGGCCCTGATGTAAAAACGCTGAAGAAAGGCGACCGCGTTGTGATTCCATTTAACATTGGGTGCGGGGAATGCTTCTATTGCAAAAACCAGATGGAAAGTCAGTGCGATGAATCCAACCCTCACGATGAACGCGGAGGCCTGTTTGGTTTCACCGAGGTTAACGGAAACTTCCCCGGCGGTCAGGCAGAGTACCTGCGTGTTCCGTATGCGGATTTTACTTCGTTTAAAGTTCCAGAATCAAGTGAATTAGAGGATGAAAGTGTTCTCTTCCTATCCGATGTGATACCGACTGCTTATTGGAGCGTGGAACACAGCGGCGTTAAAAAAGGGGATAAAGTGATTATTCTCGGAAGCGGTCCGATCGGTTTAATGGCTCAGAAATTTGCTCGACTTAAAGGAGCGGAAAGAGTCATCGCCGTAGACCAGGTCGACCATCGTCTTGAGCACGCGAAAAGGACAAATGATGTGGAAACCTATAACTTTAAAAATGAAGAAAATATCGGCGCATTACTTCACGAGGATACCCAAGGCGGTGCCGATGTAGTGATCGATTGTGTAGGCATGGATGGCACCGTTCCACCGAACAAAGAATTCGGTTCTGAATTCGATAATCAGTTCGGCACCATCAGCCCTATTAAAACTGCTTCTCAGGCTGTCCGTAAATTCGGGACAGTGCAATTGACGGGCGTTTACGGAACTGAAGCTAACGGTTTTCCTATAGGAGATTTTTTCACCCGCAACGTTTCCTTGCAGATGGGTCAGGCTCCGGTCATCCACTTGATGCCTGAACTTTATGACATGATTGAAAATAAAGAATTTGATCCGACCGACATCATCACCCATTCGCTCGATATCAAAGATGCCGCAAAGGGGTATGACATTTTTGATAAAAAAGAAGACGGCAACATCAAAGTAATTCTTAAACCATAG
- a CDS encoding U32 family peptidase, translated as MDRTRETIEKLGFPGKDCHELPTSTKTFPDGAQYRIEIPSVEGVNSLHAVLGASSKYQVPIHRISQGSGIMLYTDQELTDMVKLARKEKLEASLFVGPRGGWDITAMPWSSAGKIAGQRVEGMDQLVYAIEDIKRGCEAGLRSILVADEGILWLVNEFKKLGELPNDLIVKVSVQMGQSNPVSIRLMEQIGAGTFNVPTDLTLSRLAAIRQAVDLPLDIYVEVPDDIGGFIRHFDIPEIIRVAAPVYIKFGLRNAPNIYPSGTHLEDTSIALSKERVRRARVGFEMIQRYAPHLKMSEKGAKGLAVPVEGQLSSTLR; from the coding sequence GTGGATCGAACAAGGGAGACGATTGAAAAACTCGGATTTCCCGGAAAAGACTGTCATGAGCTTCCTACTTCTACTAAGACATTTCCTGATGGGGCCCAATATCGAATTGAAATTCCCAGTGTGGAAGGAGTAAATTCACTGCATGCTGTATTGGGAGCTTCCAGCAAATACCAAGTGCCGATTCACAGAATCTCTCAAGGCAGCGGAATTATGTTATACACAGATCAGGAGTTAACCGACATGGTGAAGCTGGCGAGAAAAGAAAAACTCGAAGCAAGTTTATTCGTGGGTCCGCGCGGTGGCTGGGATATTACAGCCATGCCCTGGTCAAGCGCAGGAAAGATTGCAGGACAGCGTGTGGAAGGAATGGACCAGCTCGTCTATGCTATTGAAGATATTAAACGGGGGTGTGAAGCGGGGCTGCGTAGTATTCTCGTAGCTGATGAAGGTATATTATGGCTGGTGAATGAATTTAAAAAGCTAGGTGAGCTGCCGAACGATCTTATCGTTAAAGTATCCGTGCAGATGGGACAGTCGAATCCAGTATCCATCCGTTTGATGGAACAAATTGGAGCAGGAACGTTTAATGTGCCAACGGATCTCACACTCTCACGGCTGGCGGCTATCCGGCAGGCGGTAGATCTGCCATTGGACATTTACGTTGAAGTGCCGGACGATATAGGTGGCTTTATTCGTCATTTCGACATTCCTGAAATCATCAGAGTTGCTGCCCCGGTTTACATTAAGTTCGGTTTGAGGAATGCTCCTAATATTTATCCATCGGGCACACATCTGGAGGATACTTCCATTGCATTATCGAAGGAGCGGGTAAGGAGGGCTCGCGTTGGATTTGAAATGATCCAAAGGTACGCGCCCCACTTAAAAATGTCAGAGAAAGGCGCAAAAGGTCTTGCCGTTCCAGTGGAAGGACAGTTATCTTCGACCTTGCGTTAA
- a CDS encoding exonuclease domain-containing protein produces the protein MNFVAIDFETANSSRSSVCSIGLIEYEHGRLADEYYRLVKPKRNYFHSINTSIHGITKEDVRDEKEFNELWGEEIKEKLEGKFVVAHNASFDMSVLRKVLDDYQISYPELTYNCTVNLAKKTWPHLKSYNLKSLAKMLGIHFEHHHALEDAQAAAIILMKACEHHKVDNVQELQVATNTINGRIYPSGYEPARLTRKKSSPSAKDFVAATSEFDVDHPMYQATFAFTGTLQSLKRREAMQKVVSFGGLCTDSVQANIDYLVVGNRDYLKYKQEGQKTSKLKKAEALREEGLNIEIITEEKFLQLLG, from the coding sequence ATGAATTTTGTGGCGATTGATTTTGAAACAGCAAATTCCTCAAGATCAAGTGTCTGCTCAATTGGATTAATAGAATATGAGCATGGACGGCTTGCTGATGAATATTATCGTCTTGTCAAACCAAAACGTAATTATTTTCATTCTATAAATACAAGTATCCACGGGATTACAAAAGAAGACGTGCGGGACGAAAAGGAATTTAATGAATTATGGGGAGAAGAAATTAAGGAGAAGCTGGAGGGGAAGTTTGTGGTTGCTCACAACGCCAGTTTTGACATGAGTGTTCTTCGCAAGGTGCTTGACGATTATCAAATCTCTTATCCTGAACTGACGTATAACTGTACCGTCAATCTGGCGAAGAAAACGTGGCCGCATTTAAAGAGCTATAATTTAAAATCACTGGCGAAGATGCTGGGTATCCATTTCGAGCATCACCATGCATTAGAAGATGCTCAAGCCGCAGCTATCATATTAATGAAAGCCTGTGAGCATCATAAAGTAGACAATGTGCAAGAGTTGCAGGTGGCAACGAATACGATAAATGGGAGGATCTATCCATCTGGGTATGAGCCGGCCAGACTAACGAGAAAAAAGAGCTCTCCTTCAGCTAAGGATTTCGTGGCTGCAACGTCAGAGTTTGATGTGGATCATCCAATGTACCAGGCAACCTTTGCTTTTACTGGAACCTTGCAGTCTCTCAAAAGAAGGGAAGCCATGCAGAAAGTAGTCAGTTTTGGCGGTTTATGTACGGACAGCGTTCAAGCGAATATCGATTACTTAGTAGTAGGCAATCGTGATTATTTGAAATACAAACAAGAAGGGCAGAAAACAAGTAAGCTGAAGAAAGCAGAAGCGTTGAGAGAGGAAGGGCTGAATATCGAAATTATTACAGAAGAGAAATTCCTGCAGCTGCTGGGCTGA